Proteins from one Catenuloplanes atrovinosus genomic window:
- the glgB gene encoding 1,4-alpha-glucan branching protein GlgB, which yields MDRLITGNAHDPHAVLGAHPAPDGGTVIRALRRHATDLAVITPDGTKHPMERVHPDGVFEATIPGRPDGYLLDVDGEEQDDPYHYPPTLGELDLHLIAEGRHERLWTVLGAQHGETGTAFAVWAPSAQGVRIVGDFTGWDAHDGWPMRSMGGTGVWEIFVPGVPEGARYKYRILGADGQWRDKADPLARHTEVPPRTGSVVFTSSYRWNDGEWIAARERKRPHREPMSVYEVHLGSWRPGLGYRELADELVGYVVEMGFTHVEFMPVAEHPFGGSWGYQVTGYYAPTSRFGDPDDLRLLIDELHQAGIGVILDWVPAHFPRDEWALARFDGTPLYEHGDWRRGEHPDWGTYVFDYGRREVRNFLVANALYWFEEFHVDGLRVDAVASMLYLDYSRNEGEWLPNQYGGNQNLDAIGFLQEVNATVGRQYPGTLMIAEESTAFPGVTAPTDRGGLGFGFKWNMGWMHDTLTYIGKDPIYRQYHHHQLTFSLVYAWSENYVLPISHDEVVHGKGSLAGKMPGDDWQRMANARALLAYMYAHPGKNLLFMGAELGDDREWSEERGLDWYLLHDPRRAGLKRLLTDLNKTYRAEPALWAQDTTPDGFRWIINDDVTNNAVAFLRIAPDGSTLCCVANFSGGPLDDYRIGLPYAGRWTELINTDAHVYGGSGVGNLGGIYTDDEPWHGFAVSAALRVPPLGVLWLRHA from the coding sequence ATGGACCGGCTGATCACCGGAAACGCCCACGACCCGCACGCCGTGCTGGGCGCGCACCCGGCGCCGGACGGCGGCACGGTCATCCGCGCGCTGCGCCGGCACGCCACCGACCTCGCGGTGATCACGCCCGACGGCACCAAGCACCCGATGGAGCGCGTGCACCCGGACGGCGTCTTCGAGGCGACCATCCCCGGCCGGCCCGACGGCTACCTGCTCGACGTGGACGGCGAGGAGCAGGACGACCCGTACCACTACCCGCCCACGCTCGGCGAACTCGACCTGCACCTGATCGCGGAGGGCCGGCACGAGCGACTGTGGACCGTGCTCGGCGCCCAGCACGGCGAGACCGGCACCGCGTTCGCGGTCTGGGCGCCCAGCGCGCAGGGCGTCCGGATCGTCGGCGACTTCACCGGCTGGGATGCGCACGACGGCTGGCCGATGCGCTCGATGGGCGGGACCGGCGTCTGGGAGATCTTCGTGCCCGGCGTCCCGGAGGGCGCGCGCTACAAGTACCGCATCCTCGGCGCGGACGGGCAGTGGCGGGACAAGGCCGACCCGCTGGCCCGGCACACCGAGGTCCCGCCGCGTACCGGCTCGGTGGTCTTCACCAGCTCGTACCGGTGGAACGACGGCGAGTGGATCGCGGCCCGCGAACGGAAGCGCCCGCACCGCGAGCCGATGTCCGTCTACGAGGTGCACCTCGGCTCCTGGCGCCCCGGGCTCGGCTACCGCGAGCTGGCGGACGAACTGGTCGGCTACGTGGTCGAGATGGGCTTCACGCACGTCGAGTTCATGCCGGTCGCGGAGCACCCGTTCGGCGGCTCCTGGGGCTACCAGGTCACCGGCTACTACGCGCCGACCTCGCGGTTCGGCGATCCGGACGACCTGCGCCTGCTCATCGACGAACTGCACCAGGCCGGCATCGGCGTCATCCTCGACTGGGTGCCCGCGCACTTCCCGCGCGACGAGTGGGCCCTCGCCCGGTTCGACGGCACGCCGCTCTACGAGCACGGCGACTGGCGGCGCGGCGAGCACCCGGACTGGGGCACGTACGTCTTCGACTACGGCCGCCGCGAGGTGCGCAACTTCCTGGTCGCGAACGCGCTCTACTGGTTCGAGGAGTTCCACGTCGACGGCCTGCGGGTGGACGCGGTCGCCAGCATGCTCTACCTCGACTACTCGCGCAACGAGGGCGAGTGGCTGCCCAACCAGTACGGCGGCAACCAGAACCTGGACGCGATCGGCTTCCTCCAGGAGGTCAACGCCACGGTCGGCCGGCAGTACCCCGGCACGCTCATGATCGCGGAGGAGTCGACCGCGTTCCCCGGCGTCACCGCGCCCACCGACCGCGGCGGCCTCGGCTTCGGCTTCAAGTGGAACATGGGCTGGATGCACGACACGCTGACCTACATCGGCAAGGACCCGATCTACCGGCAGTACCATCACCACCAGCTCACGTTCTCGCTTGTCTACGCCTGGTCGGAGAACTACGTGCTGCCGATCAGCCACGACGAGGTGGTGCACGGCAAGGGCTCGCTGGCCGGCAAGATGCCCGGCGACGACTGGCAGCGGATGGCCAACGCCCGCGCGCTGCTCGCCTACATGTACGCCCACCCGGGCAAGAACCTGCTGTTCATGGGCGCGGAACTGGGCGACGACCGGGAGTGGTCGGAGGAGCGCGGCCTCGACTGGTACCTGCTGCACGACCCGCGCCGGGCCGGCCTCAAGCGGCTGCTCACCGACCTCAACAAGACCTATCGGGCCGAGCCCGCGCTGTGGGCGCAGGACACCACGCCGGACGGCTTCCGCTGGATCATCAACGACGACGTGACCAACAACGCGGTCGCGTTCCTGCGGATCGCGCCGGACGGCAGCACGCTGTGCTGCGTCGCGAACTTCTCCGGCGGGCCGCTCGACGACTACCGCATCGGGCTGCCGTACGCGGGCCGCTGGACCGAGCTGATCAACACGGACGCGCACGTCTACGGCGGGTCCGGGGTCGGCAACCTGGGCGGCATCTACACCGACGACGAGCCGTGGCACGGGTTCGCGGTGTCGGCCGCGCTGCGCGTACCGCCGCTGGGCGTGCTCTGGCTGCGGCACGCATAA
- a CDS encoding alpha/beta fold hydrolase: MAYAEVNGIDLYFEEHGAGSPLVLLHGGLGNGEMFGPVLQRLAAHHRVILPDLQGHGRTADIDRPLDIRTMADDVAALIGHLGLDRPAVVGYSLGGGVALQVAIRHPEKVGRLVSASAGIRRDATDPEILAQQAQIGAAAAEFMKDTPMYETYQRVAPRPEDFPRLLDKIGEAMAQDYDFTDEVRGLQVPALIVAADADLAPVSHFAEVFALLDGGLRDGGWDGSGRPKGGHALAILPGLTHYNLFMSPLFAQVTLDFLA, encoded by the coding sequence ATGGCGTACGCAGAGGTCAACGGGATCGACCTGTACTTCGAGGAGCACGGCGCGGGCAGCCCGCTGGTGCTGCTGCACGGCGGGCTCGGCAACGGCGAGATGTTCGGCCCGGTGCTCCAGCGACTGGCCGCGCACCACCGGGTGATCCTGCCGGACCTGCAGGGGCACGGCCGGACCGCGGACATCGACCGGCCGCTGGACATCCGGACCATGGCCGACGACGTCGCCGCCCTGATCGGCCACCTCGGCCTGGACCGGCCCGCCGTGGTCGGGTACTCGCTGGGCGGCGGCGTCGCGCTCCAGGTGGCGATCCGGCACCCGGAGAAGGTCGGCCGCCTGGTCAGCGCCTCGGCCGGCATCCGGCGGGACGCCACCGACCCGGAGATCCTCGCCCAGCAGGCGCAGATCGGCGCCGCCGCGGCCGAGTTCATGAAGGACACGCCGATGTACGAGACGTACCAGCGGGTGGCGCCGCGCCCGGAGGACTTCCCCCGCCTGCTCGACAAGATCGGCGAGGCGATGGCGCAGGACTACGACTTCACCGACGAGGTCCGCGGCCTCCAGGTGCCCGCGCTGATCGTGGCCGCGGACGCCGACCTGGCCCCGGTCAGCCACTTCGCCGAGGTGTTCGCGCTGCTGGACGGCGGTCTGCGGGACGGCGGCTGGGACGGCTCGGGCCGGCCGAAGGGCGGTCACGCGCTCGCCATCCTGCCCGGCCTGACCCACTACAACCTGTTCATGTCCCCGCTGTTCGCTCAGGTCACCCTGGACTTCCTGGCCTAG
- a CDS encoding DUF397 domain-containing protein, giving the protein MDVDHLTWLRASACRDGYCVEVAASPSGTFVRDAKDGGHGPVLRFTAEAWTSFVKSLHGSVDGAGRA; this is encoded by the coding sequence ATGGATGTTGATCATCTCACGTGGTTGCGCGCTTCGGCGTGCCGGGACGGCTACTGCGTGGAGGTCGCGGCGTCGCCGTCCGGCACGTTCGTCCGAGACGCCAAGGACGGCGGACACGGCCCGGTTCTCCGCTTCACCGCGGAGGCCTGGACATCGTTCGTCAAGAGCCTTCACGGCTCGGTCGACGGCGCCGGTCGCGCCTGA
- a CDS encoding DUF6082 family protein: MRIVREAPVAIVAAVESRITAAEIDLQTIGEIGQAISALGTVISALALLGVMRSLQFQQRQTRASEEEVVRAMRNDLMLVALENPGFLPLWGFRSSLSAGEMTQHAYLGMVFGYFESALRNGRMAELELERMLSNMFRMDVVREFWMEARMVYIESGDASAVSLARIAERHYRNVAELAEIEASPVGPVRPPISADLEFDTLDVAGLLPVPGKRRRRVLSTCLHLLRISIWLATRARVRRDRRRRPSREGS, from the coding sequence ATGCGAATCGTCCGCGAGGCGCCAGTCGCGATTGTGGCGGCAGTCGAGAGTCGAATCACCGCGGCGGAGATCGACCTACAGACAATCGGAGAGATCGGCCAGGCGATCAGCGCGCTCGGCACGGTGATCTCGGCGTTGGCACTGCTGGGCGTCATGCGCTCCCTGCAGTTCCAGCAGCGACAGACGCGCGCCTCCGAGGAGGAGGTCGTCCGCGCGATGCGTAACGACCTCATGCTCGTCGCACTGGAGAATCCCGGGTTTCTTCCCCTGTGGGGATTCCGGTCATCGCTGTCCGCGGGGGAGATGACGCAGCACGCCTACCTCGGTATGGTGTTCGGCTACTTCGAGAGCGCGCTGCGAAACGGCCGCATGGCGGAACTGGAATTGGAGAGGATGCTCTCCAACATGTTCCGCATGGACGTCGTCCGGGAGTTCTGGATGGAGGCTCGGATGGTGTACATCGAGTCCGGCGACGCGTCGGCCGTCAGTCTCGCCCGAATCGCGGAACGACACTACCGGAACGTGGCGGAGTTGGCGGAGATTGAGGCCTCACCCGTCGGGCCGGTCAGACCACCCATCAGCGCCGACCTGGAGTTCGACACGCTGGATGTGGCCGGGTTGCTCCCCGTTCCCGGCAAACGGCGCCGGCGGGTGTTGTCCACCTGCCTTCATCTGCTGCGCATCTCGATCTGGCTCGCGACCCGCGCACGGGTCAGGCGCGACCGGCGCCGTCGACCGAGCCGTGAAGGCTCTTGA
- a CDS encoding response regulator → MGKTVLVVDDSASVRQVVSIALKGAGYDVLVGTDGKDALQKLDGRRIHLIISDVNMPNMDGITFVTEAKKLPAYKFTPIIMLTTESQEDKKRQAQAAGAKAWVTKPFQPEQMLAAVSKLIAP, encoded by the coding sequence ATGGGGAAGACGGTGCTCGTGGTCGACGACTCGGCGTCGGTACGGCAGGTGGTCAGCATCGCGCTCAAGGGCGCGGGCTATGACGTGCTGGTCGGCACGGACGGCAAGGACGCGCTGCAGAAGCTGGACGGCCGCCGCATCCACCTGATCATCTCCGACGTGAACATGCCTAACATGGACGGCATCACGTTCGTGACCGAGGCGAAGAAGCTGCCCGCGTACAAGTTCACGCCGATCATCATGCTGACCACGGAGTCGCAGGAGGACAAGAAGCGCCAGGCCCAGGCGGCCGGCGCGAAGGCGTGGGTGACCAAGCCGTTCCAGCCCGAGCAGATGCTCGCGGCCGTGAGCAAGTTGATCGCGCCATGA
- a CDS encoding methyl-accepting chemotaxis protein, producing MAEMLWVLLGLAVGGGAGYGLGRRRSTAPPPAATRDDPHLRSVSRLAGTLAPVWSAQLTSSRSQMETAVGTLTERFAEIVENLDTVLESSTGALDDGQGGTFDRSRERLGGVVGTLDEALSSKRETVAELRTLLAFNDELRQMSGEVTAIAAQTNLLALNASIEAARIGRAGAAFGVVADEVRQLADRSAGTSERMAEKVGRVESTIRTLLNHAEQTAEREDEAVAGANAEVQAVLDDLQGVVAGFRDSSASLERAAVGIRGDISESLVNLQFQDRVCQVLEHLQASIDRLPAVVEEAGERSRTDAPPIDPEAILGEMEATYTMAEEVQAHRSKSGARVADSEITFF from the coding sequence ATGGCTGAGATGCTGTGGGTTCTGCTGGGCCTCGCCGTGGGCGGGGGTGCCGGGTACGGCCTGGGCCGGCGGCGCTCCACCGCCCCACCGCCGGCCGCCACCCGCGACGATCCCCATCTGCGCAGCGTGAGCCGGCTCGCCGGCACGCTGGCGCCGGTCTGGTCCGCGCAGCTCACCTCCTCGCGCAGCCAGATGGAGACCGCGGTCGGCACGCTCACCGAGCGGTTCGCGGAGATCGTGGAGAACCTGGACACCGTGCTGGAGTCCTCCACCGGCGCGCTCGACGACGGGCAGGGCGGCACGTTCGACCGCAGCCGGGAGCGGCTCGGCGGTGTGGTCGGCACGCTCGACGAGGCGCTGTCGTCCAAGCGGGAGACGGTCGCGGAGCTGCGCACACTGCTCGCCTTCAACGACGAGCTGCGCCAGATGTCCGGCGAGGTCACCGCGATCGCGGCGCAGACCAACCTGCTCGCGCTGAACGCGTCCATCGAGGCCGCCCGGATCGGCCGGGCCGGTGCCGCGTTCGGCGTGGTCGCGGACGAGGTGCGGCAGCTCGCCGACCGGTCCGCCGGCACCAGCGAGCGGATGGCGGAGAAGGTGGGCCGGGTCGAGTCGACGATCAGGACGCTGCTCAACCACGCGGAGCAGACCGCGGAGCGTGAGGACGAGGCGGTGGCGGGCGCGAACGCGGAGGTCCAGGCCGTGCTCGACGACCTGCAGGGCGTGGTCGCCGGCTTCCGGGACTCCTCCGCGTCGCTGGAGCGCGCCGCGGTCGGCATCCGCGGCGACATCAGTGAGTCCCTGGTCAACCTGCAGTTCCAGGACCGGGTCTGCCAGGTGCTGGAACACCTCCAGGCCAGCATCGACCGGCTGCCCGCCGTGGTGGAGGAGGCGGGTGAGCGCTCCCGGACGGACGCGCCGCCGATCGACCCGGAGGCGATCCTCGGCGAGATGGAGGCCACCTACACGATGGCCGAGGAGGTCCAGGCGCACCGCTCGAAGTCCGGCGCCCGGGTCGCCGACTCGGAGATCACGTTCTTCTAA
- a CDS encoding YccF domain-containing protein, which translates to MIRFLLNVLWLIFGSGILLAIGYGIAALICFALIVTIPFGVASLRLAVYSLWPFGRTIVPKPNAGVASGLANVLWVIVAGWWLALAHISAGIAQCVTIIGIPFGIANFKLVPAAFWPLGQEIVDRP; encoded by the coding sequence ATGATCCGCTTTCTGCTCAACGTCCTGTGGCTGATCTTCGGTAGCGGCATCCTGCTCGCGATCGGCTACGGCATCGCCGCGCTGATCTGTTTCGCGCTGATCGTGACGATCCCGTTCGGCGTGGCCTCGCTGCGGCTCGCCGTCTACTCGCTCTGGCCGTTCGGCCGCACCATCGTCCCGAAGCCGAACGCCGGCGTCGCGTCCGGCCTCGCCAACGTGCTCTGGGTGATCGTCGCCGGCTGGTGGCTGGCGCTCGCCCACATCTCCGCCGGCATCGCGCAGTGCGTGACCATCATCGGCATCCCGTTCGGCATCGCGAACTTCAAGCTGGTCCCGGCCGCGTTCTGGCCGCTCGGTCAGGAGATCGTCGACCGTCCCTGA
- a CDS encoding chemotaxis protein CheA: MSFEDDATEALDIFITEARELLEALEEGLLGLEADPDAAETVNAVFRSAHTLKGSAGLFGLSHLVSFTHVVETLLGHVREGDVRVTPELISALLPCADHIAQVVEGVAGGRLEATPAEEAAGAALLARLTPFLPGTFTPAATAPAAPVASARADRGWRLSLRFGPDCLRNGMDPMSFLRYLGTLGTLARVTVDDSALPEAADLDPETSYLAFEADLVTDAAKAEIESVFEFVRDESDIRITPLAAASYVDFIESMPQRDRLGDVLLESGAVTPTEIDTALRIQRERSLSVPIGQVLIEEGIADPAVVEAALTRQRKVADTRSGDTQTIRIDAARLDRLIDLVGELVIAQASTTMLAAGAEAQGEVTRLIDEVRHSALSLRMVPIGMTLRRFERVVRDVCVDLGKEVQLTITGGDAEMDKALVERISDPLLHLVRNSLDHGIEPPAERVRAGKPAQGSLRLHAYHDAGNIVIEVADDGRGLDRDKIFAKAVDRGLVSATATLTDAEVYDLIFEPGFSTADQISNLSGRGVGMDVVRRNVAALRGSIEVESVRGHGATIRIRLPLTLAIIDGFLVGVGPSSFIVPLDRVTECVELPPGPRGRDCMNLRGEVLPFIRLRQIFGIPGDPARRQNVVVVEQSGQRTGLVVDSLLGEFQTVIKPLGPLFSNLKCVSGSTILGNGDVALILDVGPLVSEHTDLERARQAPLPVG, encoded by the coding sequence GTGAGTTTCGAGGACGACGCCACCGAGGCGCTGGACATCTTCATCACCGAGGCGCGGGAACTGCTGGAGGCGCTGGAGGAGGGCCTGCTCGGGCTGGAGGCCGACCCGGACGCCGCGGAGACCGTGAACGCGGTGTTCCGGTCCGCGCACACGCTCAAGGGCTCGGCCGGCCTGTTCGGCCTGTCCCACCTGGTCAGCTTCACGCATGTGGTGGAGACGCTGCTCGGTCACGTCCGCGAGGGCGACGTGCGCGTCACGCCGGAGCTGATCAGCGCGCTGCTGCCGTGCGCGGACCACATCGCGCAGGTGGTCGAGGGCGTGGCCGGCGGCCGGCTGGAGGCCACCCCGGCCGAGGAGGCGGCCGGCGCCGCGCTGCTCGCCCGGCTCACGCCGTTCCTGCCCGGCACGTTCACGCCCGCGGCCACGGCACCGGCCGCGCCCGTCGCCAGCGCGCGCGCCGACCGCGGCTGGCGGCTGAGCCTGCGGTTCGGCCCGGACTGCCTGCGCAACGGCATGGACCCGATGTCGTTCCTGCGCTACCTGGGCACGCTCGGCACGCTGGCCCGCGTCACCGTGGACGACTCCGCGCTGCCCGAGGCCGCGGATCTGGACCCGGAGACCAGCTACCTCGCGTTCGAGGCCGACCTGGTCACGGACGCGGCCAAGGCCGAGATCGAGTCGGTCTTCGAGTTCGTCCGCGACGAGAGCGACATCCGGATCACACCGCTGGCCGCCGCGTCCTACGTGGACTTCATCGAGTCGATGCCGCAGCGGGACCGGCTCGGCGACGTGCTGCTGGAGAGCGGCGCGGTCACGCCCACGGAGATCGACACGGCGCTGCGGATTCAGCGCGAGCGCTCGCTGTCCGTACCCATCGGTCAGGTGTTGATCGAAGAGGGTATCGCGGACCCGGCCGTGGTCGAGGCCGCGCTCACCCGGCAGCGCAAGGTCGCGGACACCCGCTCCGGCGACACCCAGACCATCCGGATCGACGCCGCCCGGCTGGACCGGCTCATCGACCTGGTCGGCGAGCTGGTCATCGCGCAGGCCAGCACCACCATGCTGGCCGCCGGCGCGGAGGCCCAGGGCGAGGTCACCCGCCTGATCGACGAGGTCCGGCACAGCGCGCTGTCGCTGCGCATGGTGCCGATCGGCATGACGCTGCGCCGCTTCGAGCGCGTGGTCCGCGACGTCTGCGTCGACCTGGGCAAGGAGGTCCAGCTGACCATCACCGGCGGCGACGCCGAGATGGACAAGGCGCTGGTCGAGCGGATCAGCGACCCGCTGCTGCATCTGGTCCGCAACTCGCTCGACCACGGCATCGAGCCGCCCGCCGAGCGGGTGCGGGCCGGCAAGCCCGCGCAGGGCTCGCTGCGCCTGCACGCGTACCACGACGCCGGCAACATCGTCATCGAGGTGGCGGACGACGGCCGCGGCCTGGACCGGGACAAGATCTTCGCCAAGGCCGTGGACCGCGGCCTGGTCTCCGCCACCGCCACCCTGACCGACGCCGAGGTCTACGACCTGATCTTCGAGCCCGGCTTCTCCACCGCCGACCAGATCTCCAACCTCTCCGGCCGGGGTGTCGGCATGGACGTCGTACGCCGCAACGTGGCCGCGCTGCGCGGCAGCATCGAGGTCGAGTCCGTCCGCGGCCACGGCGCCACGATCAGAATCCGGCTCCCGCTGACGCTGGCCATCATCGACGGCTTCCTGGTCGGCGTCGGCCCGTCCTCGTTCATCGTCCCGCTCGACCGGGTCACCGAGTGCGTGGAGCTGCCGCCGGGCCCACGCGGCCGCGACTGCATGAACCTCCGCGGCGAGGTGCTCCCGTTCATCCGCCTCCGCCAGATCTTCGGCATCCCCGGCGACCCCGCCCGCCGCCAGAACGTCGTCGTGGTCGAGCAGTCCGGCCAGCGCACCGGCCTCGTCGTCGATTCCCTCCTCGGCGAGTTCCAGACCGTGATCAAGCCCTTGGGCCCGTTGTTCTCCAATCTGAAGTGCGTCAGCGGCTCCACCATCCTGGGGAACGGGGACGTCGCCCTGATCCTGGACGTGGGCCCCCTGGTCTCCGAACACACGGATCTCGAACGCGCGCGGCAGGCCCCACTCCCGGTGGGCTGA
- a CDS encoding sigma-70 family RNA polymerase sigma factor, with product MTDVAIELEAYRPELTGYCYRMLGSAFEADDAVQDTMVRAWKGFDRFEGRSALRSWLYRIATNVCLSMLTGAQRRVRPMDLGPAGSGHAESPGAPLADATWLGPIPDDPAVVVTARETVRLAFVAALQHLPPRQRAVLILREVLSWSAAETADLLDMTVAGVNSALQRARATMAALDPHAADLRAPADETQNALLERYVRAFEAYDLDALTALLHEDATLSMPPVPLWLRGPADIRAWMSGTGSGCRGSRLVPITINGLPGYGQYRASASGHVPWSIIALEIVDGRIAAVTNFLDTARLFPRFGLPMSYRTAKVARSSAGSSSGTGAPPSARR from the coding sequence GTGACCGACGTGGCGATCGAGCTGGAGGCGTACCGGCCGGAGCTCACCGGCTACTGCTACCGCATGCTGGGCTCCGCGTTCGAGGCCGACGACGCGGTGCAGGACACGATGGTCCGCGCCTGGAAGGGCTTCGACCGGTTCGAGGGCCGGTCCGCGCTGCGCTCCTGGCTCTACCGGATCGCCACCAACGTCTGCCTCAGCATGCTCACCGGTGCGCAGCGGCGCGTCCGCCCGATGGACCTCGGCCCGGCCGGCTCCGGGCACGCGGAGTCGCCCGGCGCGCCGCTGGCGGACGCCACCTGGCTCGGCCCGATCCCGGACGACCCGGCCGTGGTCGTCACCGCGCGGGAGACGGTCCGGCTCGCGTTCGTGGCCGCGCTCCAGCACCTGCCGCCGAGGCAGCGCGCCGTGCTCATCCTGCGCGAGGTGCTGTCCTGGTCCGCCGCCGAGACCGCGGACCTGCTCGACATGACCGTGGCCGGCGTCAACAGCGCGCTCCAGCGCGCCCGCGCCACCATGGCCGCGCTCGACCCGCACGCCGCCGACCTGCGCGCGCCCGCCGACGAGACACAGAACGCGCTGCTGGAACGGTATGTGCGGGCCTTCGAGGCGTACGACCTGGACGCGCTCACCGCGCTGCTGCACGAGGACGCGACGCTGTCCATGCCGCCGGTGCCGCTCTGGCTGCGCGGCCCGGCCGACATCCGCGCCTGGATGTCCGGCACCGGCTCCGGCTGCCGCGGCTCCCGCCTGGTCCCCATCACGATCAACGGCCTTCCCGGGTACGGGCAGTACCGCGCATCCGCGTCCGGCCACGTACCGTGGTCGATCATCGCTCTGGAGATCGTCGACGGGCGCATCGCGGCCGTGACGAACTTCCTGGACACGGCACGGCTGTTCCCGCGCTTCGGCCTGCCGATGAGCTACCGCACCGCGAAGGTCGCCAGGTCGTCGGCCGGATCGTCGTCCGGGACCGGTGCGCCGCCGAGCGCGCGCCGGTAG
- a CDS encoding DUF1877 family protein yields MGLFGEWMRAAPADLKPLRGDLTAVRKFIADGEGPRSGTEGDWPGIDFLLRRRDFPVDIIYGEEPFAAPSAEDKEWDSDPPCYLTPAQVRTAAAALRDLTAEELIHGVTAAELRRAGLYHLYTPARLPELAARLAGMRDYFVRAAACGDAVICWLS; encoded by the coding sequence ATGGGACTCTTTGGAGAGTGGATGCGGGCCGCACCCGCCGACCTCAAGCCGCTGCGCGGTGATCTCACCGCGGTGCGCAAGTTCATCGCCGACGGCGAGGGGCCCCGGTCCGGCACCGAGGGCGACTGGCCGGGCATCGACTTCCTGCTCCGGCGCCGCGACTTCCCGGTCGACATCATCTACGGCGAGGAGCCGTTCGCCGCGCCGTCCGCGGAGGACAAGGAGTGGGACTCCGACCCGCCCTGCTATCTCACCCCCGCGCAGGTCCGCACGGCCGCCGCCGCGCTGCGCGACCTGACGGCGGAGGAGCTGATCCACGGCGTCACCGCGGCCGAGCTGCGCCGCGCGGGGCTGTACCACCTGTATACGCCCGCCCGCCTGCCCGAGCTGGCCGCCCGGCTGGCCGGCATGCGGGACTACTTCGTCCGCGCCGCCGCCTGCGGAGACGCCGTCATCTGCTGGCTGTCCTGA
- a CDS encoding STAS domain-containing protein, whose amino-acid sequence MSSVELEGELTIHAAAEQAPRLIAALEEKSVLRVRLAGVTELDTAGLQILLLARREAARIGATVEFRDASPAVREALAIVHLDGSLEALP is encoded by the coding sequence ATGAGTTCGGTCGAGCTGGAGGGGGAGCTGACGATCCACGCGGCGGCGGAGCAGGCGCCGCGGCTGATCGCCGCCCTGGAGGAGAAGAGCGTTCTGCGGGTACGGCTGGCGGGCGTCACCGAGCTCGACACGGCCGGACTCCAGATCCTGCTGCTGGCCCGGCGCGAGGCCGCGCGGATCGGCGCGACCGTGGAGTTCCGGGACGCCAGCCCGGCCGTGCGGGAGGCGCTGGCCATCGTGCACCTGGACGGATCGCTGGAGGCGCTGCCGTGA
- a CDS encoding alpha/beta fold hydrolase, giving the protein MIEAGVLEVAVLEDGPEDGWPVVLAHGFPYDAHAYDEVVALLTAHGARVVRPYQRGFGPTRFRSAATMRSGQQAALGADLLALLDALGLGTAILGGYDWGGLASCVATALWPERVAGLVSMASYDVIDVERQRHAFDPAMEHAVWYQHLFQTERGRESLAEHREELCRMLWRQWSPGWEFDDATFTRTAASFGNPDFVDVVVHAYRHAFGLAAGEPGLEDLERRLAGRPPITVPAVTLDGARDPLKPGGTAQLADLFTARHEHRVIDAGHNLPQEAPEAFADAVLTVRSWR; this is encoded by the coding sequence ATGATCGAGGCGGGCGTGCTCGAGGTGGCGGTCCTGGAGGATGGGCCCGAGGACGGGTGGCCGGTCGTCCTGGCGCACGGGTTTCCGTATGACGCGCACGCCTACGACGAGGTCGTTGCGCTGCTCACCGCGCACGGTGCCCGGGTGGTCCGGCCCTATCAGCGCGGCTTCGGGCCCACCCGGTTCCGGTCGGCGGCGACGATGCGCAGTGGGCAGCAGGCGGCGCTCGGCGCGGATCTTCTCGCCTTGCTGGACGCGCTGGGCCTGGGCACCGCGATTCTCGGCGGCTACGACTGGGGCGGGCTCGCGTCCTGTGTGGCGACGGCGCTGTGGCCGGAGCGGGTGGCGGGGCTGGTGTCGATGGCCAGCTACGACGTCATCGATGTGGAGCGGCAGCGGCACGCGTTCGATCCGGCGATGGAGCACGCGGTCTGGTACCAGCACCTGTTCCAGACCGAACGCGGCCGCGAGAGCCTGGCCGAACACCGCGAGGAGCTGTGCCGGATGCTGTGGCGGCAGTGGTCGCCCGGCTGGGAGTTCGACGACGCGACGTTCACCCGGACGGCCGCGTCCTTCGGCAATCCCGACTTCGTCGACGTGGTCGTCCACGCGTACCGGCACGCCTTCGGCCTGGCCGCCGGGGAGCCGGGCCTCGAGGACCTGGAGCGCCGGCTGGCCGGACGGCCGCCGATCACGGTGCCGGCGGTGACGCTGGACGGCGCGCGCGACCCGCTGAAGCCGGGCGGCACCGCCCAGCTGGCCGACCTGTTCACCGCGCGGCACGAGCACCGGGTGATCGACGCCGGGCACAATCTGCCGCAGGAGGCACCGGAGGCGTTCGCCGACGCGGTCCTCACCGTACGGTCGTGGCGGTAA